A genomic region of Rhodococcus pyridinivorans contains the following coding sequences:
- the groES gene encoding co-chaperone GroES: protein MASVNIKPLEDKILVQANEAETTTASGLVIPDTAKEKPQEGTVVAVGPGRWDEDGDKRIPLDVKEGDVVIYSKYGGTEIKYAGEEYLILSARDVLAVVAK, encoded by the coding sequence GTGGCGAGCGTGAACATCAAGCCGCTCGAGGACAAGATCCTCGTCCAGGCCAACGAGGCCGAGACGACGACTGCCTCCGGCCTGGTCATCCCGGACACGGCGAAGGAGAAGCCCCAGGAGGGCACCGTCGTCGCTGTCGGCCCCGGCCGCTGGGACGAAGATGGCGACAAGCGCATCCCGCTGGACGTCAAGGAAGGCGACGTCGTCATCTACAGCAAGTACGGCGGAACCGAGATCAAGTACGCCGGCGAGGAGTACCTGATCCTGTCTGCGCGCGACGTCCTGGCTGTCGTCGCCAAGTAG
- a CDS encoding WhiB family transcriptional regulator — MPAPHTLPGPNADLWDWQMHGKCRGVDSSVFFHPDGERGRARAQRENRAKELCRTCPVLARCRDHALAVAEPYGIWGGMSETEREMYTRQRRRKVAV; from the coding sequence ATGCCCGCACCACACACACTGCCCGGCCCCAACGCGGACCTCTGGGATTGGCAGATGCACGGTAAGTGTCGTGGTGTGGACTCCTCGGTGTTCTTCCACCCCGACGGAGAGCGCGGTCGTGCCCGCGCCCAGCGGGAGAACCGCGCGAAGGAGCTGTGCCGCACCTGCCCCGTGCTGGCCCGTTGCCGCGACCACGCCCTCGCCGTCGCCGAGCCGTACGGCATCTGGGGCGGCATGTCGGAGACCGAGCGGGAGATGTACACGAGGCAACGACGGCGGAAGGTCGCTGTGTGA
- the groL gene encoding chaperonin GroEL (60 kDa chaperone family; promotes refolding of misfolded polypeptides especially under stressful conditions; forms two stacked rings of heptamers to form a barrel-shaped 14mer; ends can be capped by GroES; misfolded proteins enter the barrel where they are refolded when GroES binds): protein MSKQIEFNETARRALERGVDQLADAVKVTLGPRGRHVVLAKAFGGPTVTNDGVSIAREIELEDPFENLGAQLVKSVATKTNDVAGDGTTTATVLAQALVKAGLKNVAAGANPIALGAGIAQGADKVSEALLAAATPVEGKTAIAQVATVSSRDEEIGEMVGEALTRVGKNGVVTVEESSTLSTELVVTEGVQFDKGFLSPYFITDIDAQEAVLEDALVLLYREKISSLPDFLPLLEKIAESGKPVLIIAEDIEGEPLSTLVVNAIRKTLKAVAVKAPYFGDRRKAFLEDLAVVTAGTVINSDLGLSLKEAGLDLLGSARRVVVTKDSTTIVDGAGTAEDIEARAAQLRREIEATESDWDREKLEERLAKLAGGVAVIRVGAATETDLKERKFRVEDAVNAAKAAIEEGIVPGGGSALVQAARSLEELQASLSGDAATGVAALRTALTAPLYWIATNAGIDGAVVVSKVEETGKGFNAATLSYGDLVAEGVVDPVKVTRSAVVNAASVARMVLTTESAVVDKPEEEAEAGHGHGHAH from the coding sequence ATGTCCAAGCAAATCGAGTTCAACGAGACCGCGCGGCGGGCTCTCGAGCGCGGTGTCGACCAGCTGGCCGACGCCGTCAAGGTGACGCTCGGCCCGCGTGGCCGGCACGTCGTGCTCGCCAAGGCCTTCGGTGGTCCCACCGTCACGAACGACGGTGTGAGCATCGCCCGTGAGATCGAGCTGGAGGATCCGTTCGAGAACCTCGGCGCCCAGCTCGTCAAGAGTGTCGCGACCAAGACCAACGATGTCGCGGGTGACGGCACCACCACCGCGACCGTTCTCGCTCAGGCGCTCGTCAAGGCCGGCCTGAAGAACGTTGCCGCAGGCGCCAATCCGATCGCGCTCGGTGCCGGTATCGCCCAGGGTGCGGACAAGGTGAGCGAGGCTCTGCTCGCTGCCGCCACTCCCGTCGAGGGCAAGACCGCCATCGCGCAGGTCGCCACCGTGTCCTCGCGCGACGAGGAGATCGGTGAGATGGTCGGCGAGGCGCTGACCCGCGTCGGGAAGAACGGTGTCGTCACCGTCGAGGAATCCTCCACCCTGAGCACCGAACTGGTCGTCACCGAGGGCGTGCAGTTCGACAAGGGCTTCCTGTCGCCCTACTTCATCACGGACATCGACGCGCAGGAAGCCGTCCTCGAGGACGCGCTCGTCCTGCTGTACCGCGAGAAGATCAGCTCGCTTCCCGACTTCCTCCCGCTCCTCGAGAAGATCGCAGAGTCCGGCAAGCCGGTCCTGATCATCGCCGAGGACATCGAGGGCGAGCCGCTGTCGACCCTGGTGGTCAACGCGATCCGCAAGACCCTCAAGGCCGTTGCCGTCAAGGCTCCGTACTTCGGTGATCGCCGGAAGGCCTTCCTCGAAGACCTCGCCGTTGTCACCGCGGGTACGGTCATCAACTCCGATCTGGGTCTGTCCCTCAAGGAGGCCGGACTCGACCTGCTCGGCTCGGCCCGCCGCGTCGTCGTCACGAAGGACAGCACCACGATCGTCGACGGTGCCGGTACCGCCGAGGACATCGAGGCGCGCGCCGCTCAGCTGCGTCGTGAGATCGAGGCCACCGAGTCCGACTGGGACCGCGAAAAGCTCGAAGAGCGCCTCGCGAAGCTCGCCGGTGGCGTCGCCGTCATCCGTGTGGGTGCGGCGACCGAAACGGACCTCAAGGAGCGCAAGTTCCGCGTCGAGGACGCAGTCAACGCCGCGAAGGCGGCCATCGAGGAGGGCATCGTCCCCGGTGGCGGGTCGGCTCTCGTACAGGCCGCACGCTCGCTCGAAGAGCTCCAGGCGTCCCTCTCCGGCGACGCCGCCACGGGCGTCGCCGCGCTGCGCACCGCGCTCACCGCGCCGCTGTACTGGATCGCCACGAACGCCGGCATCGACGGTGCGGTGGTCGTGAGCAAGGTCGAGGAGACGGGTAAAGGCTTCAACGCCGCGACCCTCTCCTACGGCGACCTCGTCGCCGAGGGCGTCGTCGACCCGGTGAAGGTGACGCGTTCCGCCGTCGTCAACGCCGCGTCGGTCGCACGCATGGTGCTCACCACCGAGAGCGCCGTCGTCGACAAGCCGGAGGAAGAGGCCGAGGCCGGGCACGGCCACGGTCACGCGCACTGA
- a CDS encoding sigma-70 family RNA polymerase sigma factor — translation MTVMGEELDSAVAAAAQGDRAALAQVLASVRPLVVRYCRARVGSAERGQLSADDVAQEVCLAVMTALPRYQDQGRPFMAFVYGIAAHKVADAHRSAARNRAEPVADVPEVMSLDDSPEEYAINSEAGRQMKQLLGILPEKQREILILRLVMGLSAEETAAAVGSTAGAIRVAQHRAIARLKKEVTRAGERNG, via the coding sequence ATGACTGTTATGGGTGAGGAGTTGGACTCCGCGGTTGCTGCGGCTGCGCAAGGCGACCGGGCGGCTCTCGCTCAGGTTCTTGCAAGTGTCCGGCCCCTCGTCGTGCGGTACTGCCGCGCACGGGTCGGATCTGCAGAGCGCGGCCAGCTCTCTGCAGACGACGTTGCACAGGAGGTGTGCCTGGCCGTGATGACCGCTTTGCCGAGATATCAGGACCAAGGCCGCCCCTTCATGGCGTTCGTGTACGGGATCGCTGCTCACAAGGTCGCCGACGCGCACCGCAGTGCGGCGCGCAACCGCGCGGAACCCGTGGCGGATGTGCCGGAGGTGATGTCGCTCGACGACAGCCCCGAGGAATACGCGATCAACTCCGAGGCGGGCCGGCAGATGAAGCAGCTGCTGGGCATCCTCCCGGAGAAGCAGCGCGAGATCCTCATCCTCCGTCTCGTCATGGGATTGTCGGCCGAGGAGACGGCCGCAGCAGTGGGTAGTACTGCAGGAGCGATCAGGGTGGCCCAGCACCGGGCCATCGCGAGACTCAAGAAGGAAGTCACGAGAGCAGGTGAGCGGAATGGGTAG